In the genome of Acidobacteriota bacterium, the window CGAGTTTGTCGAGCAGCGCCTCTTCGATGAACCGGTTCATCTTTAGCCCGCGGGCCTCGCAGATTTTCTCGACGGCTTTCTTTACGTTTTCGTCGATCCGGGTTGCCAGTTGAATCTGGGGCATGATGATCTCCTAAGAGATAGCATAAGCTATCTTTTGCTAGCTGGCAAGGAGGGGGCCGGACATGGCCGCCGGGAACCGGGCCGCATCGGGTGACGATCGTGACGGCTCGGTAAGATTATGGAGAATCAGGACGATTACGGTCTCTTGCTTCGACGCCGCTCCCCTGCGGGCTTGTGTAAGCATGACTCACTTACCTGGCGTTCAGGCCCGGTCGCTTGCGACCGGATCTGCAACTGGCCGGACCTCTGCTCCTCGTGAGTTGGGCGGCGACTTGGTCGACCGCGAGACGAAGAGGCAGGTCCTTCATCCGGGGCTAATTGCCGGGCCGCCTTTCGCGCCTCGCTTGAAGTTAGGAGGCGGTCCCGATGTTTCTAATCTCCAGAACTCTCACTGCATACCCCTCACTCCGAGCGGTTCAACCGATCGTCCTTTGCGCGCTGCTGCTGTTGCCGGCGTTCGCCCAGAGCCGGGAGGCCTGCGTGCTCTTTCCGGGAGGACGCTATCCCACGGGAGACCGGTCGTGGGCGGTCGCGGTCGGTGACCTCAACGGCGACGGCATCCAGGACCTCGTGGTGGCGAACTGGACGTCGGACGACCTCTCGGTGCTGCTGGGCGTGGGCAACGGCAGCTTCGCCCCGGAGCAACGGGTCAGCGTTGGGGAGTTGCCGGAGTCGGTCGTCATCGGTGACTTCGACGGCGACGGCGTGGCGGACCTCGTCACGCCGAATCGGGGCCCCGACGACGTCTCGGTGCTGCTGGGACTTGGCGACGGCAGTTTCGCCCCGGAGCAGCGCTTCGACGTTGGGCTCAACCCGACCTCGGTCGCGGTAGGTGACTTCAATGGCGACGGCGTACAGGATCTCGTCGTGGCCAACAGCAGCACGGACGACCTCTCGGTGCTGCTGGGTCTGGGCGACGGAAGCTTC includes:
- a CDS encoding VCBS repeat-containing protein; amino-acid sequence: MFLISRTLTAYPSLRAVQPIVLCALLLLPAFAQSREACVLFPGGRYPTGDRSWAVAVGDLNGDGIQDLVVANWTSDDLSVLLGVGNGSFAPEQRVSVGELPESVVIGDFDGDGVADLVTPNRGPDDVSVLLGLGDGSFAPEQRFDVGLNPTSVAVGDFNGDGVQDLVVANSSTDDLSVLLGLGDGSFAPEQRFAAGDPRSVAVGDFDGDGAQDLAVTNANSDDVSVLLGLGDGSFAPEQRFGAGNYPRSVAVGDFDDDGTQDLAVANWQSDGVSVLMGLGDGNFAPEQRFDAGRKPVWVAVGDFNNDG